Part of the Limihaloglobus sulfuriphilus genome is shown below.
CGGTCATGTCGTCGTCCCAGACCTGACGGTACAGCTCCTCGCGGCTGACAACCCGCCCGGGGTTGGCGGCGAAATACTGTATCATCGATGCCTCACGTGAGGTTATCGTCTGCCCGCGCCCATCCCTGCTGATGCGCAGCGCTGCGGTATCGACATCCCAGCCGCCGAACGAAAACGCCCGCCCCACGGCACGTGCCGGATCGGTGCGGCGGAGAACCGCGTTAACCCTTGCCAGAAGCTCCTCGAGCGAAAACGGTTTGGTGATATAGTCATCGGCTCCGGAATTGAGCCCTGCGACCTTGTCTTTTTCCCGGCCTTTGGCGGTCAGCATGATGATCGGGGTCTGGATATCCTGTTTTCGCCACATCGCGCATAGCTGCTCGCCGCTGACCTTTGGCAGCATCAGATCCAGCAGGATAACATCAAACCGCTCTGCTTCGACAGCCGCCCTCGCCTCGATACCGTCGGCAGCCGCGGCGACAGCGAAGCCCTTGAACTCGAGGAAATCACACAAAGCCTGCCTGATCTTCTCCTCGTCTTCTACTATTAACACATGTACCGTTCTATCCATAATATATGTATTATATGCCCTAAAGCCGGATTCGTTTGTAAAAAATTTGTAAAACCTTTATTTTCGGCCGTGTATCTGTTAAACCTATAATTTCAAATCTCATATTCAAAAGATTCACTTCCCGATACGCCGGGACTCAAACGGGCTCAGCAAAACCGATTTTACGGCTATAACGTTAATTTTTCTATGGATATACCGTTTTTTTCGTTTATAATGCGCACTTTGTAAGGTGATAAACGAAAATATTTTATTTTTGGAGAACTGACTATGTATAAAATTCTGATTTCAGACAAACTTGCCCAGGAAGGCGTTGATATACTCAATTCCATCGACGGTGTGGAACCGGTTGTAAACACAGGACTTTCGGAAGATGAGCTTTGTGAAATAATCGGCGAATATGACGGGCTTATTATTCGCAGCGCCACCACCGTCAGCGAGAAAGTGCTTGCCGCGGCGACAAAACTAAAGGCGGTAGCCCGTGCCGGCGTCGGTGTTGACAATATCAACATCCCCGAGGCGACGCGCAAGGGCGTAATCGTCATGAACACCCCCGGCGGAAACACGACAAGCGCCGCCGAGCACACAATGGCTTTGATGCTTTCGCTCTCGCGTAACGTTGTGCCTGCGTGCAACAGCCTCAAGGCAGGCGCGTGGGATCGCAAGAAATATACCGGTAACCAGCTTTGCGGCAAGACCTTAGGCGTTATAGGCATGGGGCGTATAGGAATGTCCGTCGTCAAGATGGCACTTGGTTTTGACATGAAGATCATGGGCTATGACCCGTTTGCCGTGCCCGAAAAGGCAAAAGAAATGGGCGTGCAGGTAGTTACTGATCTAAACGAAATATACAAAACGGCAGACTATATCAGTCTGCATATTCCCCGCAACGAGCAGACCACGAATATGATCGGTGCCGAGCAGTTCAAGATGATGAAACCCACCGCCCGCATAGTCAACTGTGCCCGCGGCGGCATCATCAATGAGCCAGACCTCTATGCCGCACTCGAAGCCGGAGAAATCGCAGGTGCCGCACTGGACGTATTCCCCAAAGAGCCCCCAACAGAAACCGGCTTTACTAAACACGATAACTGCCTTGTAACGCCTCACTTAGGTGCCAGTACCGAAGAGGCGCAGATAGAGGTCGCCGTAGAGGCCGCCCAGATCATCGCAGACGCGATCAAGGGCGGACCTATCCGCAACGCACTCAACGCACCGGCCGTCGGCGCTGCTACTCC
Proteins encoded:
- a CDS encoding response regulator transcription factor, whose product is MLIVEDEEKIRQALCDFLEFKGFAVAAAADGIEARAAVEAERFDVILLDLMLPKVSGEQLCAMWRKQDIQTPIIMLTAKGREKDKVAGLNSGADDYITKPFSLEELLARVNAVLRRTDPARAVGRAFSFGGWDVDTAALRISRDGRGQTITSREASMIQYFAANPGRVVSREELYRQVWDDDMTGVETRTTDMHIAKLRGKIETDPASPQIIVTVRGAGYMYVD
- the serA gene encoding phosphoglycerate dehydrogenase; the encoded protein is MYKILISDKLAQEGVDILNSIDGVEPVVNTGLSEDELCEIIGEYDGLIIRSATTVSEKVLAAATKLKAVARAGVGVDNINIPEATRKGVIVMNTPGGNTTSAAEHTMALMLSLSRNVVPACNSLKAGAWDRKKYTGNQLCGKTLGVIGMGRIGMSVVKMALGFDMKIMGYDPFAVPEKAKEMGVQVVTDLNEIYKTADYISLHIPRNEQTTNMIGAEQFKMMKPTARIVNCARGGIINEPDLYAALEAGEIAGAALDVFPKEPPTETGFTKHDNCLVTPHLGASTEEAQIEVAVEAAQIIADAIKGGPIRNALNAPAVGAATPKVVTGYAELAQKIGRLMAATIVGPVKSVQVDYRGSIAEKDISAVTTAFSIGLLQANLDVPVNIVNVGLLAKERGITIDELKNADSKDIASSFTAQVATDKGTRSITGTVYSEGVARIVSIDGYMVEFSPEGPVMVIFNDDKPGVIGSVGTVCGQHGVNICTMGVGQKTDGTAVLAVSLDKKPGEEAIAQMKKLDFVNELYTCDLC